Below is a window of Podarcis muralis chromosome 5, rPodMur119.hap1.1, whole genome shotgun sequence DNA.
taataataataataatcacaaactggtgcagaaatgtggtgaaGTGGAAGTGACATTGGGAAAAAGAGAAAGTGATCGTCAACCTGTAAGTgagacccattgaactcaatgtgacTACATTTTTGAATGGACATGTCTAGGATTGTACTGCAGGATTTAAAACCTTTGCACAGTGACCTGCCCATTTCTCCCACTGAAGTGGGAATGAACATGCACAGCGCTGGTATCAGTTGCACCAAGTATAGGGGGCGGAGGTGTCACCAGCCCCTTCAATATTCCTTAGCAGGGGGCTTAGCTCCCTCATATTGAGGTGGCAGAGGAGTCCGAACCACCGAGCCAAGTGGCAGGCTCCTCCTGAGCATGAGATGGGACAAGCATGTGATCTGCGTCATGTGTGTGCCATCACAGGTGCATGTCACACATTGCGAATGTAACCTCACACACGCGCCAtgacattgcccccccccccaatcttcagcTCAAAGCAGCCAGGTATCACCTTACCAACATAGGCCATGCTACGTAAACATTTGAAGTACCGATGCTATTCCAACTCAGGATGTTTTCTGGATTAACTAGGTGAAATGTTGTGGAATCACCTTTGTCCCTCCAAACTACAGAAGATATTTTGCTACCTTGCACAATTCTCTCTCAAACACTGGAGGGAAGCACTGGAGCGTTCCAGCCCACAGTTGTTACCCAAGAAGCGCCTCTGTGTGCATGTTAAATAGGAGGTTTCTGGTTACTTAAAGACAATCTCTATTCATAGACATAACAAGGCAACACAAAGGCTGCTGGAAAAGggcagagcctgctgaatcatTATGCTTTCTCTGCTGGAAAAAATGGATACCCACTTTTTACAGGTCTTGCATCTTTTTATAGGGCTCATTATTCTTTTTGGGCTCCTGCAAATCATTAAGTTGTACCGGAGGAAGAAAGAACTTCTCAAAAACTTCAAGAGTTTCCTAGGACCTTCCAGTCACTGGCTTTATGGTCATAACAGGGAGGTAAGGAAGAAGGCttggaaaagggagggggaatattTATTTGCAGTTGAAGGGGCAGATGCAAACAAAGATGGGCTTTCTTTCTACTTGGCAGGCAGATATAGCTTTTCTCAGCCTTTAAATGGATGGGAAGCTTCAGTTGGCAGTAAGAGCTCCTCTCCTCCAGCACAAGTGCAAAATCACAATCTCCCTTTGCATCTGATCACACTATTGGTGAGAATTCAAGGAGAAtgccgtacttttccatgtataagacgggtGCCTTATacacgggtgtgtgtgtgtgttatatatgaGAAAATACGGTATtgggttaaaacacagaatgAGAATTGTGATTGCAAATGTAAGAGGAGAGAGAGCGTGCGTGTGTCCGTGTGCATAAGTAGAGTGAATAAGAGGTGACTCTTCTTACTGTCCTATTCTCCTTCTGCTTTTTCAGCAAGTCAGAACAAGATCACCTTGAAACATTTCCAGAATATTCTCCTTGAATTCTCACCAGTAGTGTGATTACAAGCTACTTATGGCTTTCCTCAGATTAACTGAAAACGTATTTCACTTGCCACCCATTTCTCTGTGCTTCTGTGTCtgatgtgtgttttcttttgcttGTGTTGGTGCGTAGCTATCTTTTGTTTCTTCATCTttgtattaacaacaacaacaacccttcctCGCACGTAAGTTGTGCAATATGGTAGATGAACACCTTATAAAGGTggcaggaggggaagagaagaagaagagaagagttttggatttgatatcctgcctatcactccctttaaggagtctcaaagtggctaacattctcctttcccttcctcccccacaacaaacactctgtgaggtgagtggggctgagagacttcagagaagtgtgactggcccaaggtcacccagcagctgcatgtggaggagcggagacgcgaacctagttccccagattacgagattaccgctcttaaccactacaccacagagggAGGGCAAAACCAGCACCACCCATAAGAGGCAACCATTGCAATGTCATGTTGATAAGATCTTCAGTGTACTTTCTGGGAAAATTTTGACTACTAATCTTATATGTCATGCAAGTACCTTCTTGTAGAACTCTCTTCAGAAACAAAATGAAAGATACATTTTCATTCACTGAATGAATGATTCTCCGGGATGGGTTCTCAGCCATAACATCTACACACCCAGGACATGatttaataaacattttataTGGTTACTTTCTGTCATTGCAGATCCATCGAGGACAGGAACTGAAGAAAAGCTTGGAATGGGCAGAAAAATATCCTTATGCCTACCCTAGATGGTTTGGTGGCTTCGTGGCTGTTTTAGTAGTTAACCATCCAGATTATGCAAAAACTGTGTTTGGTCATGGAGGTAAGCTTACACACAGCTGCAAATTTCCCCTTACAGATGCCCCCAAAGCACAAATCCCGACTGCCACAGCCCACAGCTGCCTCATGCCCCATTCTCCCCATGGGACCCTCAAGGGAAGCTTCCTGCTTTTCTTGAGGAGGAGCATTTTTCCAGCAGTAAATAGGCAGGACAAATAGCAGAGGCTAGGCTACCATATGCAAATAGCAGCTACACTCTTAACACTTCACAGTGAACTGGGCACAATATACTTATTTCTAAATTGTACACTGATGCCTATTTCACACAAagctgtttgtttattaaaacTGGTTCTTAGACTTTAAGGCAGTGTGTCAAGTGGCAGAGGAAACAACTCccacagcaggttgccaggaatggataagacaaggaaaagttcttaacATCTgcttttttattcaatatttacagcctcttggaataatggcgttgtcccgagtgactctccaccccctttttctCCCACTTACTCATTCGTCATCATCTCCCCTATGGGTGGCgctgagggccctttgcttctgagccctgtgctctcctactttcactgCTTGCCGGTTTCTGGGAGggaggggtctggaatgctttctaaagacacagtGTCTGTCAGCTGCCACCCCtatggtgcttcttcttcctcctcctccattatttctcagctttccccctcatctgcctctgagctgtgacctccgtcaaacccctgttgtaattctgaactgtcttcttcttctctggaagggtcaggctccaccattcctcctctgcccagtccctgacacagtggttgggaaggggggggggcactttcagCCTGGAGGCCATATTTCCTTGTGGGTAAACTTCTGAACACCAGGTGCCAGGAATGGAGATGGGGCCATGTGCAAAAGTAGATGCAGCAGCGAATGTAAAATTCCCCTATTGTAAAATAGACTACATTCTGCACCCCCCTtctattctccatccagacaTGTAAGAGGCAAAAATACTGCAATGCAGGATCAGTGAGGAGCGTAACCTGGTGAAAGGGGTTGAGGCCTGGGGAGACTGAGATGCCATAAGGGCCCAGCCTGATgtttccacccctgctttaaggtTTCAGTTGTGTTTCCTTTGTGGTCACATTCAGTTTTTAGTCCTATAGGTCATGTCCTGAAATGGCTGGGCTGGATTTGCGCCACAGCACCTTTCCCTTAATGATTATTCTTTTTGCAGCTCTGGATTTTGCCGGTCATCATGATTCAGCAAGCTATAGAGAGGCCAAAGTCCAAGCTAACTAATAACAAGCTACTACTAGTGCTTGTGTCGGTGATGTAATACCAGCCTAGAGATATGAGAGCAGTCAATTGTGGCATCAAAGAGGGTGCCTTTCAAGCTGGATTTGGCAAGGAGCACAATCTTAAAGAAATAAACAGCACCCTTGTCAGTTTTGTACAGGTTCATCAGTACCTCTTTGAAAACCAAATGCCATCTCAAAACAGATTGGTCtgcttaaaatttaaaaatagacAAAGTTTGGAATATTCACTATAGTTTACCTTTGATTccatcctgtttttgtttttgtcttgcttTGAGCAatgagtgtgtataggattgcaacctcaaaacaatattttctgttATATATTTTTTCAGATCCCAAGGCTATGACGACCTATAAGTTCTTCCTCCCTTGGATTGGTAGGTAAAATGATAattcatcatatatatatatacacacacacacacacacacacacacacatatgggggagagagagtgtgtgtgcttGGCTATCTGCATCTTGTTTCCTGAACCTCAGTCATCCCACATATCTGATGATCTCAGTTAAACCTGTCACTTGAAGTTGCTTCACATCAGTAtaagcaaaggcaaaggcaaagataTGTAGTTAAATAAAGGATGATGTTTTGCTCTTCTTTTTGTATAAAGAACAATCCTGTGCCTAAATATTTCAGTCTCAAGCTTGCTTTATTGAATCAAGGTCAAGACCCACTATCCATAGTGCTTGTTCATATTATGCAGTTCCAAGCAGAATTTCGTTCAGAACCTTttaccttgattttttttttagctgaATGGTAAggtagagattttaaaaaaattgaacaaATCAGATGTGCAACTTGGAGGGTTCTCCTGTCCAAAATGAGCATTTTAAAGTGCTGTTGCTTTCTATGGAAGCATTTATCACATGGTTAATTCTCTTTTGTTAAATCAGTGAGACTTAGAAGTGCTTGACAGGATCCTGTCTCTGGGCTTTCAGTCCTCATTAAGGTTGCATTCCTAGCTAgtcttacctaggagtaagttccACTTATTTTGGACttatttttgagtagacatggttcaTTCTTAGTCCTGTCAGAGAGGTATGAAAATGTACAGAATGAGTCTCTGATTCAGGAAATATGGCTCTATTCACCCCATACCTACCAATATTTCATTCTCAAAAAGCTATATGGCTCCTGAAATGGAACCTCTGTatatccccacccacccaaaccctTCCCACAAAAAACCTTTCAGATTATGTAAACAGGTATTTTTGACTTGCAGAAACTGACATAAGAATAGTGCTGGTTTCTCCTTCTGCTTCTAGAGTAGTCCTTTTTGGAAAACctggttggactcccatcagccccagccagcatgtccaacaGTCAGTGTTGGCTGGCATTAGAGCAATATTTGGATGACCACAGATTCCCTACTCACAGGTTCCCTACCTATTGATATTTCCAGCACGTTGTCATTGCAAAGTCCTTCCCCAGTGGCCTCCTTCCCACTGCAATCCTCTCTGAATATGTacgtggatagctcagttggttagagcacggtgctgataacgccaaggtcacAAGTTTGACCCCCATTTGGgacagatgcatattcctgcaatgcaggaagttggactagatgatcctcagggtcccttccagctgtacaattccaTGTCTATAAACAGATGATTTTATTAGGAAAACTCGCATCCCAGAAATCCTGAGCTCTCTTTGGATCAACAGTCCTGCAATGTTCTGAATGGAATCTTGTTCTTTGTGCCCACAGGAAAAGGACTTCTGATCCTGGATGGACCAAAGTGGTTTCAGCACCGCCGACTGTTAACTCCAGGGTTCCACTATGATATTTTGAAACCTTACGTAGCACTGATTGCAGATTCAACCAAAGTGATGGTAGTAAGTAGGATGACTGATGCTGCTAAGGTGCTGAGATGCTGGTAAAATGTTGATGATACTAATGGGATAGTTACCTCTCTCACAGTTGGGATTGGTCATAGTTCAGTGTAAGATGGTATAAGGGGCAGGTAAATGTTATGGTCTAATACTGGAATGCCCTGAACTTGAATGGCAAAATAATAACTGGCGATTTCTATATGCAGTGAGTGGGCTCATCCAATCCACTCTTATCCCTTCAAAACAGAGAGGGTAAGTTCACATTATCCACTGATGGTTAGCAAGGATAAATGTTATGGACACGTCATAAGTTAGGCcctgtctgcactatacatttaaagcagaatgaaagtactttaaacagtcatggtttccctcaCATAAACTTGGGAAGTGGCGTTTGTTAAGGCTGCATAAATGTATAGTCCAGATGGAGTCTGCACTATAGAACTGTTCATATGATAAGAAAACTCTGATATTTGACCTGGGACAGCCATTCAATAAAATGCTGTTCAGGATCTGGGAAGTTAACTCTCCTTATCTTTGCTTTCTGTTCTAGGATAAATGGGAGAAGATGATTGACAAGGATGCCACAAAATCACTGGAGATGTTTGAACATGTCAGTCTGATGACTCTGGAAAGCATCATGAAATGTGCCTTCAGTTACCAGAGCAAAGGGCAGACTCACAGGTTGgtgtcttgttttatttttaatccccCCCCTATAAAGCTGGCCTATACAGTAGAATTTTTTCTTTTACGATGCCCATTTCCATTTAAACTGAAGGTGTTTTCACAAAACtgcacaagcagcaacagcaacagcagcagcagcagcagcagcagcaacaactgtcTGCTTTTTCTTTCAGAGAGTTGGATTCTTACATAAAAGCAGTTTATGACCTGACCTATTTGGTGTCACAGAGAGTCCGTACCTTGTTGTATCGGATTGATCTCATTTATAGATGTACAGCAGCTGGGCGCAGTTTCCTGGAAGCCTGTAGAGTGGCACACCAACATACAGGTAATACCCCACCACCAGTTTCCTCCTTCATTTACAAGAGAACTAGCTAATGACAATTTGAGAGATATACTTTCCTCTAGCCCTTTGAGAAGAGTCACCATGGCTGCCTGGAGACAAAACACTCACTTGCAGAGGCAGATGAACTTGACAGCAGCAAGGCAAAGGAACAGTATCAGAAGGTTCTGGGGTTGGTAGTGAGCTCCTGGTGGGGCAAGGAGCCTTGGGACATGCCAGCTCTTGATAGAGGCCCTGAATCACTCCGTATTTGTCCAGTGACTTCTGACATGTGTGGAGTCTATCATACCCACCCAGTGTTTACTTCATCTGATTGCTGGGAACTTGGGGCAGTATTGCCTTTGCAGAAGTGTAAAGTCTCAGAGACTTAATTCCTTAACATTTGTCACACAGACAAAGtcatagaagaaagaaagaaatcttttaggagagagggagaacttgaaaaaatcaaacaaaaacgGTACCTGGATTTTCTGGATATTCTTCTTTGTGCCAAGGTAAGAAACTTCAAAATGGCAATGCAATGGACAGTTTTTGCTATGTGGCATCAGTAGACACATGAATAACACTGACACTAACTATCCTGCAATAGAACATGAAGCATGACATCCAACCAAACAACAATAGTATATTTGAGATAATGAGAGCTAAAAGTTAGAAACATTTAGCTGCTAACCAGCTCTAGAAGTAACTACACTGGCTTCCTTGTCTTCTACACTGGCTTTCTGGTCCTCCCTGTTCCCTTATAATCCTTGATGATGTATTAGTCTGAAGTAGGGATGCATCTGGAACTGCACCGATCACACAGGAATCTTCCAGACTGGCTATTTACTGCAGCATTCCTCAACTTTCAGTTTCCAAATGTTGTTAGCCTACAGCTCCTATCCCTCCAAGTTTGCTTAGCCATTGtttggggatgataggagttgtagaccAGCAACAGCTCTGGGGAGCCAAGGCTGAAGAAAATTGATTTACTGAGCCTTTATGCTGATATGTTCacagacaaaaaataaaataaacgctCTGTTATCCAGTGTTATCTGTTTAATGGGCATTCATCCAGATAGGTTCATGGGGAGGCTATACACCATTGCCTCCTAGTCAGGCTTTTGCAGTTTGAAACATTGAACCattaaattgtagagttggaagagaccctgaggatcatctagtccaaccctctgatatgcagctgtcccatatgagtGACAGGATAGTTTCACCAGAAAGTGCAGAATAACTAGATTTTATATGAATAAAAATTTCCAACTGGAAGCACATGGAAAGAGTGTGGGGTATCTCAACTCTAGCAGCAAAAAGCATATGTAGGTGAAGAGTGATGAAGCCTTCCATCATCTGTGAATATTGTACCCCTGATGAAGAAATAATCAAGTAAATGAGTAacagggttctttttttaaaaaaagtttcttaaGTCctttaaccatagctgtcaacttacagatttgaaaataagggaccagcagccttgaaaataagagaccagcagccaaaataagggacctgcagcctcacctgttccaggcactccagtctttctgtcctcctgcagtctggtcaaactcatgctggtagcctcgagaacactgtccaaccagctttgtaaccagaggttcaactgaatagaatctgaatcacatgcaccacaaggcctatgcagcctcaacttaagatggctccctggcctggctttgcactgcaaagtttgcagcagcacgtgcaacaaaatggcgtccaacaTTCAAAAaactcctcagcttgcattaactagccacacacaaggcatgcaagctccaccccccagtcgttcttagacttcttattgggtgagcaacacagccaagcaacacagttggagcctccctcctccctggctgacagggagggagggagaggaggtgcttcatttgaaatttaagggacaccatttaagggacatttaagggacatccatcaataagggacagcagcggtacatggcactggaataagggactgtcccttcaaataagggacacttggcaGCTATGCCTTTAACCATGGTAATCTTTTAAATCTCTAACCATTTCTAACTCATCAAATAGCTAATCTCCTTTTTTTCCTTCAGGATGAAAATGGTGTTGGGTTATCTGATGAAGATCTGCGTGCTGAAGTGGACACTTTCATGTTTGAAGGCCATGATACCACAGCCAGTGGGATCTCTTGGCTGTTATATGCAATGGCCCAGAACCCAGAACACCAGCAAAGGTGCAGGGAGGAGATAAAGGAGACTCTGGGAGATCGAGACACAATTCACTGGTGAGACCTCTAACTCTGCTTTTTCTATACTTGTATGGCCTGTTTGGAGGGGAAGGATAATTGCTTTCTCATTCTAGAATCAGAAGATCAGTTTAATAGGCCAATCACAGAGACTCCTTTATGATTTCCCTTTTGCTCCTTTGTCTCCGACAAACACTTAGACCCCCAAGTTCTAAGTATGTTTACTTTCAAAAGATACAGGTGGGAGTTAGCAATTGTTGAGtttttccatatatttttttgTCTATTTATGTACttacatatttattaattttatatcccgcccttcctcccaTTATTATGTGATGAGTCTGCTGAGATCTTGATTGTCTTCGTCTTTTATGTCCTTCTGTTTATGTGCTTCCAGCTTTGATATGTAATGAAAagcttccttttttggggggaaacttgACTCATATAATTAGAATTCTGATAAAATCataacatctacagtggtacctcaggttacagacgcttcaggttacagactccactaacccagaaatagtaccttgggttaagaactttgcttcaggatgagaacagaaatcacgcggtggcggcagcaggaggccccattagctaaagtggtacctgaggttaagaatggtttcgggttaagaacagacccccggaacgaattaagttcttaaccagagataccactgtactgaaatgagTGGGACAAGTAAGTCATAACTAATTTAGCTCATTGATTTCAAAGGGACTAAAGCatcattctccagccaagtgcccttcagatattttggactacaaccatgctaactggggctggagttgtagttcaagtcatctggaaggcaccacgcTGGTGAACGCTAGACTCA
It encodes the following:
- the LOC114599037 gene encoding cytochrome P450 4B1-like isoform X1, translated to MLSLLEKMDTHFLQVLHLFIGLIILFGLLQIIKLYRRKKELLKNFKSFLGPSSHWLYGHNREIHRGQELKKSLEWAEKYPYAYPRWFGGFVAVLVVNHPDYAKTVFGHGDPKAMTTYKFFLPWIGKGLLILDGPKWFQHRRLLTPGFHYDILKPYVALIADSTKVMVDKWEKMIDKDATKSLEMFEHVSLMTLESIMKCAFSYQSKGQTHRELDSYIKAVYDLTYLVSQRVRTLLYRIDLIYRCTAAGRSFLEACRVAHQHTDKVIEERKKSFRREGELEKIKQKRYLDFLDILLCAKDENGVGLSDEDLRAEVDTFMFEGHDTTASGISWLLYAMAQNPEHQQRCREEIKETLGDRDTIHWDDLGKIPYTTMCIKESLRLYPPVPGISRQLSKPITFCDGRSLPKGSLVAINIYCIHRNPSVWQDPEVFDPSRFSSEKSSQRHSHAFVPFAAGPRNCIGQQFAMNEMKVALAQILLRFEILPDPAKPPVPIPQVVLKSQNGIHLLLKKLS
- the LOC114599037 gene encoding cytochrome P450 4A12A-like isoform X2; this translates as MTTYKFFLPWIGKGLLILDGPKWFQHRRLLTPGFHYDILKPYVALIADSTKVMVDKWEKMIDKDATKSLEMFEHVSLMTLESIMKCAFSYQSKGQTHRELDSYIKAVYDLTYLVSQRVRTLLYRIDLIYRCTAAGRSFLEACRVAHQHTDKVIEERKKSFRREGELEKIKQKRYLDFLDILLCAKDENGVGLSDEDLRAEVDTFMFEGHDTTASGISWLLYAMAQNPEHQQRCREEIKETLGDRDTIHWDDLGKIPYTTMCIKESLRLYPPVPGISRQLSKPITFCDGRSLPKGSLVAINIYCIHRNPSVWQDPEVFDPSRFSSEKSSQRHSHAFVPFAAGPRNCIGQQFAMNEMKVALAQILLRFEILPDPAKPPVPIPQVVLKSQNGIHLLLKKLS